The Staphylococcus saprophyticus subsp. saprophyticus ATCC 15305 = NCTC 7292 genome contains the following window.
ACTGGATATCACATCTGTAATTCTATCTACATTAGGTTTCGGTGGACTCCTTTACAGCTTTAGTTCAGTCGGCGAAGCTGGATGGGGCAGTGTTCAATTCATTGCACCACTCATCATTGGCATTGTTTCATTAGTTGTTTTCATTCGTCGTCAATTGAAACTAAAAGAACCTATGCTTGAGTTTAGAGTCTTTAGTTATAATATTTACACTTTAGGTACAGCATTAAGTATGTTTGTCTTTGGTGTATTAATCGCATCTAACATTATCTTGCCGTTATATATGCAGAATATGTTACAGTTCTCTGCTTTAGAGTCTGGTCTCGTATTATTGCCTGGCGCTATTATTATGGGTATCATGAACCCAATTACAGGTTATTTATTCGATAAGTTCGGAGGTAAATGGCTTGCACGTATTGGACTACTCATTTTAGTTCTATCCACATTACCATTTACAGTATTAACGGCGCACACGTCGTTTACTTATCTTGCTACATCGAATGCCGTTCGTATGGTGTCGCTCGCTATGGTAATGATGCCGATGACAACTTTAGCAATCAATCAATTGCCAAATCACCTTATCGCACATGGTACTGCAATGAACAATACATTTAGACAAATGGCTGGGGCAATTGGTACAGCACTATTTATTACATTAATGTCTGTTTCATCAAACCCTAGTGATGGTATTGAAGGTATCATCCATGGCGTTAACGTTACATTTATGGTTGCAGCAGCAATTTCATTTGTAGCATTGATATTATCAGCCAAATTATCTGATGATAGCAAACCTTCACGCAGAACAATGTAGTCTATGTGTTAGGTTAATGGTTATTAAATAATTAAAAAAAGCACTTACGATGCATTCAGTCATGCATTTCGTAAGTGCTTTTTTATTTATCACAATTCTTAATCACTGATTATTTATTAAAATCAATCAGTAGCTGTCAGTCTATTAATTGCTATTTCCCCAAGCGATTTGGCTGTTACAATTAATGCATCCTCATTTACTTCAAATTTCGGATGATGATTCATATATGGTGACGTCACCTGTTCTGGTTTACAACCAACTATATAGAAGGTACCCGGAATCTCTTTTAAATAATATGCAAAGTCCTCTGATCCCGATATAGCAGGAATTTCTACAAGCTGTTCAAAATAATCACCTTTACTTGCAGATAATATATCAACAACATGATTGGTTTGTGTTGGATGATTATAAAGTACAGGATATCCAAATTGGTAATCCAAATCATATGTGATATCAAATCCGACAGCGACACTTTGAGCAACTTTCTCAATTTCTTCATACATAAATTGTTCTAAATCATCATTTTGATAACGTGCAGTCCCTTTAATTGTAACTTTATCTTGAATGACATTCGCACCACCTAGCGCTTCAAAAGCTCCTACCGTTATGACTCCCATTTCTGATGGATCAATACGTCTTGATACGATTGTTTGAAGCGTATTTACAAAGTATATTCCTATTATGTAAGCGTTTCAAATATTAAATTAATTTCTCTTAAATTTTTTTGAAAATAAATATATTTTAAATCTACGTTATATTATTATTTGATAAGTAATTTTACTGTCTAAGTTATATAAATTAACTTTTCTAACACGCTTAAACTCTAAAACTTCTTTCACACCATTTAAAAAACCCTTGAAATTGAAGTTTGAAATTCAACTTTAAGGATTCACTAGATATTATCTTAGCAGTTTTGTTTTATTTTTATTTTTATTTTGCTGTATAGCTTTTACTTGAAATTTTACCAGCGTCCACAATAATATCTTTGTCTTGGAAAGGTTCGTTATTGAAAAAACGCGTTAAGATATCTTTGACGCCTTCTTCAATACGCGCTTGTGCTTCTAAGGTCATACCTGAATAATGTACTGTCATACCATTTCTAGGCATCGTTCTCCATGGGTGATCTGCTGGTGCTGGTTGTGGATACCAAACATCACCTGCGTAACCTTGAATATGTTTCGCATTTAAGAGTTCCACTAAATCGTTTGTATTTACAATTTTACCACGTGCAGTATTTACTAAATAGCTGCCAACTTTCATACGGCTTAACACATCATAATCAAATAAGTTATCTGTTTCAGGTGTTAAAGGCGCATGGATTGTAACCGCATCACTTGTTGATACTAATTCATCAAAATTAACAAAAGTAGAATGCTCATTATCTTTTTGATTGATTGGGTCATAGTGTTGGATTGTTACATTAAATGGTGCCAATCTTTCGGCTACAAGTTGGCCAATTCTACCGAAACCAAAGATACCAATTGTTTTAATTTGTAATTCATGCACATGGTTACCAACTTTTGATAAGTTCCATTCGCCATCTTTAGCTTGTCTATGACCTTCTTCGTAATTTCTCAATAAGATGAGTAAATCCATAACTGCGTGTTCTGCAACACTAATCGTATTACTACCAGTGACTTCTACAACACCAATATTGTGTTCACTTGCCGCTTGTAAATCGACGTGGTCTGAACCTACCCCAGCAGTGATTACTAATTTTAAATTAGGTGCTTTTTCAATACGTTCTTTCGTCATATATGCTGAATAAAATGGCGCACTAATAACGATATCCATATCTGCTAAATGTTTATCTAAATCAGCTTCATTGTCTGTTAATATAACGAATTCGTGCCCTTTTTCTTCTAAAAATGGTTTCAAACCAATTGCTCTTTCAGTATTTAATAATTGATTATCTTCGCCTGCTACGGATTCTGGGAATAATGCTACGATTTTCATGCTTATCTCTCCTAATAATTTATTTTTAAAACTGTGCAATGTTACTGAACTTATGTGCATCTTCGAAGCAAAAAAATACTCGATACGATTTGCACATACCACCTCCTTGAATGAATCATTCAAAACGTAGTTAGCAAATAGCACCGAGTACCTTACACCATTCCGTATTTATTCAATTGATTTATCGAATACAAATATTGATACAACCTCATCATCGGCTAAATCAATATCTGTAAATAATTTAACAAATTTAGCTCCAACGAGCGTTTCCAATTTCATCTAATTTAATATCGCTGTATAACTGTTTTATCTTTTCAGTGCGGTTATAGTGAAGCATGACTTCATTTTGTTTATCGCCTAAATAAAACTGTTCAACTTTACTTAACGCGCCCGTCATATAGGCAATAGCCCAGTTTCCTTTAAACGAAACTTGTACTTTCTCAGGCCCTTTACCTACATGTTGTTTACTATAAGAACGAATTAAATTTGAAAATTGTTGTTCTTTTTTATGTGATTCTATTTGACTCACCTTCTTCACAAAGTAATGAGTTATAGCTTTCATTTACTTATATTTCTATTATATATCAAGCAATTTAAAATTCAAGTGTTATTACTTTTTTTAAAAATCACACTAAATATACCTTTAGTTTCAAATTCAATATATAGTGTTTGTATTAATATATACAATACACATAAACTAGCTATCGTATCTGTGAAATAATGTGCTTGTAAATAAATTCTAGATATCATAATCGATAAGATTAATATCGCGCCTATAAAGATGACAGCCTTATGTTTCGCTAATAATACAATCAAACTAACTAAGATACATACACTCAAAACATGCATACTAGGAAAACTATAACCGTCGATGATCGCACTCGGTCTTGGACGTTGGATAGCATATTTTAAAAATGTTCCAATAGCAAAGACACTAAAACACCAAAATCCATACCAAACACATTTAAATTTATCATAAATCAGTAAACCTAGTAATATGATTAACACCATACATAAACAGGCAATAGGTGAAAATACTGTTGAAATCATTGTTAAATATTGAACGATTATCTCTGAAGACATCGTACGATGTAGTAATTGATATATGCTAGCATCCATATTTTCCGTTAAGTTAAACGCAATGCATATAATTAGCATAATGAGACACAGACTGCCTACCGTCATTTTTAAATAATTATTCACGTTGACTATTCCTTCCATAACGCATTCTTCTATATAATAAGTAAACCAAGTATTTTCAATTTACTCAATCCTACTTTAGGCTTATAAATATTAATATGATAAAATCATAATATTTATAATGTATATGATTTTGAATAAAACGATTTGTATCCTTGCATGGTCTTATGCTAAAATCAATTAAAGACTTAAAGTATCTACAATAACTATTATAATACTAAAGGAGTTTTGCCTTGAATAAAGACCAGTTTGAACAAATGGCCCACAAGTATGACCACCCTGACAGAATTCACCTAGCACAAATCATTGCCCAAGCAACAAATCAATTGCTCAATCATACAACTTACCATTCGTTATTAGATTATGGTGGTGGCACTGGACTCGTAACATTAAATATAGATCATCACTTTGAACAAGTCACACTTATGGATGCCTCAACTCAAATGGTAAATATTTTTGATGAAAAAATATCAGCATTAGAAAAGACTTCTATTCAAACACTTGTCGGCGATATTTTGGCTGATGATCATCCATTAAACCAATCAACCTATGATGTCATTTTCTTATCTTTAGTCTTACTTCATAGTGGTGACTATAAAGCTTTATTGCATAAACTTTACACGCACCTCAATCCAGGAGGCATGCTGATTTTAGTTGATTTTGATAAAAATGAAAATGTTCAGCATCCAAAAGTTTACAATGGCTTTAAGCAATCTGATATTCTAGAAACCTTTGCTCAAATAGGGTTATCACAAACACAGGCTCATACATTTTATGCTGGTGATCATCTTTTTATGAATCAACATGCTAGTATATTTATTGCTTCGGGTTTTAAATAATTTTTACATTTTTAAGTGTAACTGCTTTCTCTCTTCGTCACTTAAAAATGCATAGTCTACTGCTCTTTCATTAATATATTTGACTTGTTCTAATGTCATCATTTCATTTTCTATAAGTAAAGTATATTCTTCATTTAATGATGTCTGTGTAACGGTTCTATTATCTGTATTAATTAAAAAAGGTATATCTTGTTCTAGCAAATAAGGTAAATTTAATGCTTCTAACCCTGTAATGGCCTTGGTTTGAATATTACTTTTTGGACACATCTCTAAGAGTACGTCATTTTCTTTAACAAACTGCAATGATTGTTTATCTTGATTTATAGCAACACCATGTCCAATACGTTTCGAGCCTAATTTAATACCTTCTATCACATTATGCATACAACCGCACTCTCCAGCGTGTAACGTAAGATTGAAACCTTTATCTAAGCCATATTTTATTGTATCTTCAATCGCTTCAGTAGGAAATC
Protein-coding sequences here:
- a CDS encoding MDR family MFS transporter, with translation MSANDTFHVEKRIPLFIVLLSGAFITILNQTLLGTALPPIMKDLQVSESTVQWLQSIFMLVNGIMIPITAFLIERYTSRQLFLTAMSIFALGTLLCAVGVDFSMLLIGRVLQAAGAGIMMPLMQTILFLTFPKEKRGTAMGLFGLVIAFAPAIGPTLSGVLVEHLTWRSVFYVVFPIAIIIIIASIFLLKNVTETSHPKLDITSVILSTLGFGGLLYSFSSVGEAGWGSVQFIAPLIIGIVSLVVFIRRQLKLKEPMLEFRVFSYNIYTLGTALSMFVFGVLIASNIILPLYMQNMLQFSALESGLVLLPGAIIMGIMNPITGYLFDKFGGKWLARIGLLILVLSTLPFTVLTAHTSFTYLATSNAVRMVSLAMVMMPMTTLAINQLPNHLIAHGTAMNNTFRQMAGAIGTALFITLMSVSSNPSDGIEGIIHGVNVTFMVAAAISFVALILSAKLSDDSKPSRRTM
- a CDS encoding class I SAM-dependent methyltransferase, with product MNKDQFEQMAHKYDHPDRIHLAQIIAQATNQLLNHTTYHSLLDYGGGTGLVTLNIDHHFEQVTLMDASTQMVNIFDEKISALEKTSIQTLVGDILADDHPLNQSTYDVIFLSLVLLHSGDYKALLHKLYTHLNPGGMLILVDFDKNENVQHPKVYNGFKQSDILETFAQIGLSQTQAHTFYAGDHLFMNQHASIFIASGFK
- a CDS encoding NAD-dependent formate dehydrogenase, which encodes MKIVALFPESVAGEDNQLLNTERAIGLKPFLEEKGHEFVILTDNEADLDKHLADMDIVISAPFYSAYMTKERIEKAPNLKLVITAGVGSDHVDLQAASEHNIGVVEVTGSNTISVAEHAVMDLLILLRNYEEGHRQAKDGEWNLSKVGNHVHELQIKTIGIFGFGRIGQLVAERLAPFNVTIQHYDPINQKDNEHSTFVNFDELVSTSDAVTIHAPLTPETDNLFDYDVLSRMKVGSYLVNTARGKIVNTNDLVELLNAKHIQGYAGDVWYPQPAPADHPWRTMPRNGMTVHYSGMTLEAQARIEEGVKDILTRFFNNEPFQDKDIIVDAGKISSKSYTAK
- a CDS encoding phosphatase PAP2 family protein, translating into MEGIVNVNNYLKMTVGSLCLIMLIICIAFNLTENMDASIYQLLHRTMSSEIIVQYLTMISTVFSPIACLCMVLIILLGLLIYDKFKCVWYGFWCFSVFAIGTFLKYAIQRPRPSAIIDGYSFPSMHVLSVCILVSLIVLLAKHKAVIFIGAILILSIMISRIYLQAHYFTDTIASLCVLYILIQTLYIEFETKGIFSVIFKKSNNT
- a CDS encoding M20/M25/M40 family metallo-hydrolase, whose translation is MGVITVGAFEALGGANVIQDKVTIKGTARYQNDDLEQFMYEEIEKVAQSVAVGFDITYDLDYQFGYPVLYNHPTQTNHVVDILSASKGDYFEQLVEIPAISGSEDFAYYLKEIPGTFYIVGCKPEQVTSPYMNHHPKFEVNEDALIVTAKSLGEIAINRLTATD